The following are encoded together in the Microbacterium hatanonis genome:
- the pknB gene encoding Stk1 family PASTA domain-containing Ser/Thr kinase, which yields MSTSQQTDPLIGRLVDGRYRVRARIARGGMATVYVATDMRLERRVALKVMHGHLSDDTVFQSRFIQEARSAARLADPHVVNVFDQGQDGEMAYLVMEYLPGITLRELMREQKRLTVPQTITIMDAVLSGLAAAHRAGIVHRDVKPENVLLAEDGRIKIGDFGLARATTANTASGAMLMGTIAYLAPELVTRGTADARSDIYSLGILLYEMLVGEQPYKGEQPMQIAFQHATDSVPRPSAKNPSVPEQLDELVLWSTEKVPDDRPTDASVMLQRLRDIERELGVAPQVARAVSVGTAVDDEAFDSGGYTKVLPANAATPTGPTATVDEIDNAARLRGKTRRRTARGAWLFTLVILLAGLAAGTGWWFGSGPGSLVAVPFVEGGSFADAEAAIAAQSLVAVQQDVYDIDIPAGVVVGTDPGAGARLDKESTVSVQVSQGPRPQQVESLNGRTADEANGIITALNLAVGDRAEEFTDADAGTVLGATLVPRAGGEAVPCTDGCAALEGDTVSLLVSKGPVPNVRGLSIGDATSALTQAGLVVSGDTREDFSTSVDEGRVIDMAGRTDGGNWRPGETVTLIVSKGPPLFPIPNVVGMTRDQAKSALTNAGFTLEYDTRWDAFPDPFTKVESQTPAADTQRVKGTEVSIRIAASL from the coding sequence GTGAGCACGAGTCAGCAGACCGACCCGCTGATCGGCCGTCTCGTCGACGGCCGATACCGGGTTCGCGCGCGCATTGCGCGCGGCGGTATGGCTACCGTGTACGTGGCCACCGACATGCGACTCGAGCGCAGGGTCGCGCTGAAGGTGATGCACGGCCATCTGAGCGATGACACCGTGTTCCAGAGCCGGTTCATCCAGGAGGCGCGCTCAGCCGCGCGCCTGGCGGATCCGCACGTGGTCAACGTCTTCGATCAGGGCCAGGACGGCGAGATGGCCTACCTGGTCATGGAGTACCTCCCCGGCATCACGCTGCGCGAACTCATGCGCGAGCAGAAGCGCCTGACGGTTCCGCAGACCATCACGATCATGGACGCCGTGCTCTCGGGTCTGGCGGCGGCACACCGGGCCGGAATCGTCCACCGCGACGTGAAACCCGAGAACGTGCTGCTCGCCGAAGACGGCCGCATCAAGATCGGAGACTTCGGTCTCGCCCGCGCGACGACCGCGAACACCGCCAGCGGCGCCATGCTCATGGGAACGATCGCCTACCTCGCACCCGAGCTCGTCACCCGCGGAACTGCGGATGCGCGCAGCGACATCTACTCCCTCGGCATCCTCCTCTACGAGATGCTCGTCGGCGAGCAGCCCTACAAGGGCGAGCAGCCCATGCAGATCGCCTTCCAGCACGCGACCGACTCGGTCCCCCGTCCGAGCGCGAAGAACCCCAGCGTTCCCGAGCAGCTCGACGAGCTCGTGCTGTGGTCGACAGAGAAGGTGCCCGACGATCGGCCCACCGACGCGTCGGTCATGCTCCAGCGCCTTCGCGACATCGAGCGCGAGCTCGGGGTGGCCCCCCAGGTCGCCCGAGCCGTCTCCGTGGGCACCGCCGTCGACGACGAGGCCTTCGACTCCGGCGGCTACACGAAGGTGCTCCCGGCGAATGCGGCCACGCCGACCGGGCCGACCGCCACGGTCGACGAGATCGACAACGCGGCACGCCTTCGCGGCAAGACGCGACGACGCACCGCTCGCGGCGCCTGGCTCTTCACGCTCGTGATCCTGCTCGCGGGCCTCGCCGCCGGCACGGGATGGTGGTTCGGCTCCGGCCCGGGCTCGCTCGTGGCGGTGCCCTTCGTGGAGGGCGGGTCGTTCGCCGACGCCGAGGCCGCCATCGCGGCGCAATCGCTCGTGGCCGTGCAGCAGGACGTCTACGACATCGACATCCCCGCGGGGGTCGTGGTCGGCACCGACCCCGGAGCCGGCGCGCGCCTCGACAAGGAGTCGACGGTTTCTGTACAGGTCTCGCAGGGACCCCGGCCCCAGCAGGTCGAGTCGCTGAACGGACGCACCGCCGACGAGGCGAACGGGATCATCACCGCGCTGAACCTCGCCGTCGGCGACCGGGCGGAGGAGTTCACCGACGCCGATGCCGGCACGGTGCTCGGCGCCACCCTCGTCCCGCGCGCGGGCGGGGAGGCGGTGCCGTGCACCGACGGGTGCGCCGCTCTCGAAGGCGACACCGTCTCGCTTCTCGTCTCGAAGGGCCCCGTGCCCAACGTGCGCGGCCTCAGCATCGGAGATGCGACGTCGGCGCTGACCCAGGCCGGTCTCGTCGTCTCCGGCGACACCCGCGAAGACTTCAGCACCTCGGTCGACGAGGGTCGTGTCATCGACATGGCCGGCCGCACCGACGGCGGCAACTGGCGCCCGGGTGAGACCGTCACGCTCATCGTGTCGAAGGGGCCGCCCCTCTTCCCGATCCCGAACGTCGTCGGCATGACCCGCGATCAGGCGAAGTCCGCGCTCACCAACGCCGGCTTCACCCTCGAGTACGACACCCGGTGGGACGCCTTCCCCGACCCGTTCACCAAGGTCGAGTCCCAGACTCCCGCGGCGGACACGCAGCGCGTCAAGGGCACCGAGGTGTCGATCCGCATCGCCGCTTCGCTCTGA
- a CDS encoding LysM peptidoglycan-binding domain-containing protein: MRRPVAHPAHRGSKGALAGLPVALVGALALASVPEAAHAAEYTVAPGDTVSGIAARHGLSTAEVLRTNGLGWSSIIRPGQKIQLGAPDVGAAPAPEAVTPSPPAATGYTIRAGDTISGIARTHGSTTDAVLAANGLDRSSIIYPGQVIAVPAGTASAASAAPVIDGLDAEQVANAQVIVRVGRELGVPDRGIAIALGTAMQESWLRNLDWGDRDSLGLFQQRPSMGWGSAAEVSDPTRSVRVFYGGPSDPNGTRTRGLLDIAGWEAMSYADAAQAVQISAYPERYAQWEAPAALWLAALR, translated from the coding sequence ATGCGTCGACCTGTCGCTCACCCTGCCCATCGCGGATCGAAGGGCGCCCTCGCGGGCCTGCCCGTCGCTCTCGTCGGTGCCCTAGCCCTCGCCAGCGTCCCCGAGGCGGCCCACGCCGCCGAGTACACCGTCGCCCCCGGCGATACCGTCAGCGGCATCGCGGCACGCCACGGCCTGTCCACGGCCGAAGTGCTCCGCACCAACGGACTCGGGTGGTCGTCGATCATCCGTCCCGGCCAGAAGATCCAGTTGGGGGCCCCGGATGTTGGGGCCGCCCCCGCCCCAGAGGCCGTCACTCCCTCGCCGCCCGCGGCCACGGGCTACACGATCCGCGCGGGCGACACGATCAGCGGGATCGCCCGAACCCACGGCTCCACCACCGACGCCGTGCTCGCCGCGAACGGGCTGGACCGGTCGTCGATCATCTACCCCGGGCAGGTCATCGCCGTGCCCGCGGGAACCGCGTCCGCTGCATCCGCGGCCCCGGTCATCGACGGACTCGACGCCGAGCAGGTCGCCAACGCACAGGTCATCGTGCGGGTGGGTCGCGAGCTCGGCGTGCCCGACCGCGGGATCGCCATCGCCCTGGGCACGGCGATGCAGGAGTCGTGGCTGCGGAACCTCGACTGGGGCGACCGCGACTCGCTGGGCCTGTTCCAGCAGCGGCCGAGCATGGGCTGGGGGTCGGCCGCCGAGGTCAGCGACCCGACGCGCTCGGTGCGGGTGTTCTATGGCGGCCCCTCCGATCCGAACGGCACGCGCACCCGCGGGCTGCTCGACATCGCCGGGTGGGAGGCCATGAGCTATGCCGACGCGGCACAGGCCGTGCAGATCTCGGCCTACCCCGAGCGTTACGCGCAGTGGGAGGCGCCCGCCGCCCTGTGGCTCGCCGCACTGCGGTGA
- a CDS encoding Rv2175c family DNA-binding protein, which translates to MSGATFETTWLSLPELVEATGETLSRVRRMLDERQLVGTRRDGKLLVPSVFLVDGEPLGSLRGTLIVLHDRGFTDDEAIEWLLSPEESIGVSPIESLLAGRKSEVRRVAQSLG; encoded by the coding sequence GTGAGCGGTGCGACCTTCGAAACGACCTGGCTGTCCCTTCCCGAACTGGTGGAGGCGACCGGCGAGACGCTCAGCCGCGTCCGCCGGATGCTCGACGAGCGTCAGCTCGTCGGCACGCGACGAGACGGCAAGCTCCTCGTCCCCTCGGTGTTCCTCGTCGACGGCGAGCCGCTCGGGTCGCTTCGCGGCACGCTGATCGTGCTGCACGATCGCGGATTCACCGACGACGAGGCGATCGAGTGGCTGCTCTCCCCGGAGGAGTCCATCGGCGTCTCGCCGATCGAGTCGCTGCTCGCCGGGCGCAAGAGCGAAGTGCGTCGCGTCGCGCA